One Pseudomonas brassicacearum genomic region harbors:
- a CDS encoding O-succinylhomoserine sulfhydrylase translates to MSQDWDAGRLDSDLEGVAFDTLAVRAGQHRTPEAEHGDPMFFTSSYVFRTAADAAARFAGEVPGNVYSRYTNPTVRAFEERIAALEGAEQAVATATGMAAIMAVVMSLCSAGDHVLVSRSVFGSTISLFEKYFKRFGVEVDYVPLADLSGWDAAIKANTKLLFVESPSNPLAELVDIAALAEIAHAKGAMLVVDNCFCTPALQQPLKMGADVVVHSATKFIDGQGRCMGGVVAGRGEQMKEVVGFLRTAGPTLSPFNAWIFLKGLETLGLRMKAHCANAQALAEWLEQQDGIEKVHYAGLKSHPQHDLATRQQRGFGAVVSFEVKGGKEGAWRFIDATRLISITANLGDSKTTITHPSTTSHGRLSPQEREAAGIRDSLIRVAVGLEDVADLQADLARGLAAL, encoded by the coding sequence ATGAGTCAGGATTGGGATGCCGGTCGGCTGGACAGCGACCTTGAAGGCGTAGCGTTCGATACCCTGGCGGTTCGCGCCGGTCAGCACCGCACGCCGGAAGCCGAACATGGCGATCCGATGTTCTTCACCTCCAGCTACGTGTTCCGTACCGCTGCCGATGCGGCGGCGCGGTTTGCCGGCGAAGTGCCGGGTAACGTTTACTCGCGCTACACCAACCCGACCGTGCGGGCGTTCGAAGAACGCATCGCCGCCTTGGAAGGCGCCGAGCAAGCCGTGGCCACCGCCACCGGCATGGCCGCGATCATGGCTGTGGTGATGAGCCTGTGCAGCGCCGGTGACCATGTGCTGGTGTCGCGTAGCGTCTTCGGTTCGACCATCAGCCTGTTCGAAAAGTACTTCAAGCGCTTTGGCGTGGAAGTCGATTACGTGCCCCTGGCGGATTTGTCCGGCTGGGATGCTGCGATCAAGGCCAACACCAAGCTGCTGTTCGTCGAATCGCCTTCCAACCCTTTGGCTGAGCTGGTGGACATCGCGGCGCTGGCGGAAATCGCCCACGCCAAGGGCGCCATGCTGGTGGTCGATAACTGCTTCTGCACCCCGGCGCTGCAACAGCCGCTGAAAATGGGCGCGGACGTGGTGGTGCATTCGGCGACCAAGTTCATCGACGGCCAGGGTCGTTGCATGGGCGGCGTGGTGGCCGGTCGTGGCGAACAGATGAAAGAAGTCGTGGGCTTCCTGCGTACCGCCGGGCCGACCCTCAGCCCGTTCAACGCCTGGATCTTCCTCAAGGGCCTGGAAACCCTGGGCCTGCGCATGAAAGCCCACTGTGCCAACGCCCAGGCCCTGGCCGAGTGGCTGGAGCAGCAGGACGGCATCGAGAAAGTGCATTACGCCGGCCTCAAGAGCCATCCGCAACATGACCTGGCCACGCGTCAGCAGCGCGGTTTTGGTGCCGTGGTGAGCTTCGAGGTCAAAGGGGGCAAGGAGGGCGCCTGGCGCTTTATCGACGCTACCCGGCTGATCTCCATCACCGCCAACCTGGGTGACAGCAAGACCACCATCACTCACCCAAGCACCACCTCCCACGGCCGTCTGTCGCCCCAGGAGCGTGAAGCGGCGGGGATCCGTGACAGCCTGATCCGTGTCGCGGTCGGTCTGGAAGACGTGGCTGACTTGCAAGCCGACCTGGCTCGCGGGTTGGCGGCCTTGTGA
- a CDS encoding SDR family oxidoreductase: MIELATPPSGTHGRVALVTGAARGIGLGIAAWLICEGWQVVLTDLDRERGSKVAKTLGDNAWFIAMDVADESQVATCIAEVLGQFGRLDALVCNAAIADPHNITLESLDLAYWNRVLAVNLGGPMLLAKHCAPYLRAHNGAIVNLASTRAAQSEPDSEAYAASKGGLLALTHALAISLGPEIRVNAVSPGWIDARDPSQRRAQPLTDADHAQHPTGRVGTVEDVAAMVAWLLSRNAGFVTGQEFVVDGGMTKKMIYE, translated from the coding sequence GTGATTGAGCTGGCAACGCCGCCGAGCGGCACTCATGGCCGGGTTGCCCTGGTTACGGGCGCCGCGCGGGGCATCGGCCTGGGCATTGCCGCCTGGCTGATCTGTGAAGGTTGGCAGGTGGTGCTGACCGACCTGGATCGCGAGCGCGGTTCCAAGGTCGCGAAGACGTTGGGCGATAACGCCTGGTTCATCGCCATGGATGTAGCGGACGAGTCGCAAGTCGCCACCTGCATTGCCGAAGTGCTTGGGCAGTTCGGGCGGCTCGACGCGCTGGTGTGCAACGCGGCCATCGCCGACCCGCACAACATCACCCTGGAAAGCCTGGACCTGGCTTATTGGAATCGCGTCCTTGCCGTGAATCTTGGCGGGCCGATGTTGCTGGCCAAGCATTGTGCGCCGTATCTGCGTGCCCACAACGGCGCCATCGTCAACCTGGCCTCGACCCGTGCCGCGCAATCGGAGCCCGACTCCGAAGCCTATGCGGCGAGCAAGGGTGGCTTGCTGGCCCTGACCCATGCCCTGGCGATCAGTCTGGGGCCGGAGATCCGGGTCAATGCTGTCAGCCCCGGCTGGATCGATGCCCGCGACCCATCCCAACGTCGTGCGCAGCCGCTGACCGACGCCGATCACGCCCAGCATCCGACGGGCAGGGTAGGGACGGTGGAGGACGTGGCGGCGATGGTGGCCTGGCTGTTGTCGCGCAATGCCGGTTTCGTCACGGGCCAGGAGTTCGTGGTGGACGGCGGCATGACCAAGAAAATGATTTATGAGTGA